From Paraburkholderia sabiae, a single genomic window includes:
- a CDS encoding transcriptional regulator, with product MDISLDSLVHEAALPDKWIDADASVFRACFERKSFEVAHHMASHPRFQLDHLMELTERTLRTRPSDLYYDMGDVVPGQKWKDTNHAFSPMDALSQLEDSNAWFILRDAQKDPAYTELYRHAIAEVKDMIGGDIESKIRNEEIIIFITSPKRVTAYHIDRECNFILQIHGEKDLYLFDREDRQVLPEVEIERFWTKDNNAPNYRPELQDRAQLYRLAPGNGVHVPVNCPHWLKNDNNISVTLSVNFQFVDSMRKDVYRANYYLRKLGLNPCPPGRSAVRDRAKAMAYSTAQSAQRAIRSALHRGG from the coding sequence GCTTCGGTGTTTCGAGCGTGTTTCGAGCGGAAGAGCTTCGAGGTCGCCCACCACATGGCATCTCATCCGCGCTTCCAGCTCGATCATCTGATGGAACTGACGGAGCGAACCTTGAGGACGCGCCCTTCTGATCTCTATTACGACATGGGTGACGTCGTACCAGGGCAAAAATGGAAAGATACGAATCATGCGTTCTCGCCGATGGATGCATTGAGTCAGCTGGAAGATTCAAACGCCTGGTTCATTCTCCGGGACGCGCAAAAAGATCCGGCCTACACCGAGCTGTACCGGCATGCGATCGCCGAGGTCAAGGATATGATTGGCGGCGACATCGAATCGAAGATCAGGAACGAAGAGATCATTATTTTCATCACGTCGCCCAAGCGGGTGACGGCCTATCACATCGATCGCGAATGCAATTTCATTCTTCAGATTCACGGAGAAAAGGATTTGTATCTGTTTGATCGGGAAGACCGGCAGGTTCTTCCGGAGGTGGAAATCGAGCGATTCTGGACGAAGGACAATAACGCGCCAAACTATCGGCCGGAGCTGCAGGACCGGGCACAGTTGTACAGGCTGGCTCCGGGGAATGGCGTGCATGTTCCTGTCAACTGCCCGCACTGGTTGAAGAACGATAACAATATTTCGGTAACGCTAAGCGTCAACTTCCAGTTCGTCGACTCGATGCGAAAGGATGTTTATCGCGCCAACTATTACCTCAGAAAGCTTGGACTCAACCCCTGTCCGCCTGGACGAAGCGCGGTGAGGGATCGAGCCAAGGCCATGGCGTATTCGACGGCACAATCCGCCCAGCGAGCGATCAGATCGGCGCTGCATAGAGGTGGTTAG